A region of the Romboutsia hominis genome:
TATATATTATATGGTATTTGGCTTCTATTAAGTGCATCTTCTACTGGACGAGCCTGAGCATTAGCTCTATAAAGTACAGCAAAGTCCTTATAAGTTCTACCTTGCTCTCTTGCTATTTTAGCTATCATATCTGCAACAAAATCAGATTCATTTATTTCATTTTCAGATAGTTGTATCTTTATTAGCTCTCCTTCTTTTTTCTCACTCCAAAGTTTCTTTCTTTTTCTTTCTATATTATTAGATATAACAGTATTTGCTGCATCTAGTATAACTTGAGTAGATCTATAGTTTTGTTCTAGCTTAACAACATGAACATCATCATAGTCTCTTTCAAACTCAAGTATATTTCTTATATCCGCACCTCTCCATCCATATATACTTTGGTCATCATCTCCAACAACACATATATTTTGATGTTCCTTTGCTAATAATTTTATTAGTTCATATTGAGCTTTACTTGTATCTTGATACTCATCTACCATTATATATTTAAATCTACTTCTATAAAATTCTAAAACTTCTTCTTCAGATTTTAAAAGTTCTACTGTTTTATATATTAAATCATCAAAATCTAAAGCACTATTTCTTTTTAAACGATCTTGATATAGTGCATATACATCTGCAATCTTACTCATTCTATTATCATGTCTATGCATATCTTTAAATTGTGATGGGCTATACAGCTTATCTTTTGCCCCTGATATTGTACTTATTATTACCTTAGGTTCAAATACTTTATCACTTAAATTTAACTCTTTTAAACAGTCCTTTACTAAGGTAACTTGGTCAGCACTATCATATATAACAAAACTTCTATTGTATCCGATTCTATTTATATCTTTTCTTAGTATACGCACACAGCAAGAGTGGAAAGTACTTATCCACATTTCCTTTGTATCTGTTCCTAAAGTTTCCTCTACTCTCTCTCTCATTTCATTAGCAGCTTTATTTGTAAATGTTATTGCTAATATATTTGGGGCTTGTACACCTTTATCTTCTATAAGATGTGCTATTCTCGTTGTTAAAACTCTAGTTTTCCCTGACCCAGCTCCAGCTAGTATAAGTACCGGTCCTTCTGTTTTTTCTACAGCTTCTCTCTGGGCAGGATTTAATGTATCTAAATTCATAATTTTCCTCCTGTCGCTATTCCTATAACTATATTTTAATCTATAATAAATATTTATTCAAACTTTAAATCAGTCCTATATTTTGATAATCTCCATAATCTAATTATTCTAAAATGGATATTATAAAAATATAATTTATTTATTAAATGAAATTATACTATACCATACTTTATATTATTCTTGTATTTTATTTAAAATAAATAGGCTATCTAAAAATAATAATCCTTGCAATTTATACTTTCTTAAGTTACAAGTTATTATTTTAAATAGCCATTTTATATCTTATGTATTATTTTACTTCTAATTTTCCTTCTATTATATCCTCTGCTTTTTTGTTAACATAATCAATTATTTCTTTAGGTACATTTTTACCAGTACTTGGTGCTATCCCAACTGCCTCTTCTTTTAATCCATAAACTACAGCTTTTCCGCCTTCAAATTTTCCTTCTTTTATCTTTGATATTGTATCAAAAACACCAATATCAACTCTTTTCATAGCTGAAGTTATTACATTGTCAGGAGCTAAATTATTTTGGTCCATATCTACTCCTATAGCATACTTATCTTTTTCTTTAGCTGACTCTATCGCACCAGTTCCAACACCACCTGCAGCTGAGAATATTACATCTACTTTATTATTATACATTTGATTAGCTATAGACTTTCCTAAGCTAGCATCATCAAAGGAATTTGCATATTGAGATAAATACTCTACATCTTTATTTTCCGACTTTACCCCAGCTTTAAATCCCTCTTCAAATCTTGTTATATTTGGTATTTCCATACCACCTATAAATCCAACTTTATTAGTTTCACTCATCTTAGATGCTATTATACCTACTAAATATGCTGCCTCTCTTTCATCAAAAGTCATACATATCATATTGTCTGGTATTTCTTGTCCCTCTTCTTCATAATTATGATCAATTATGACAAACTGTCTATCTGGATAAAGTTTTGCTGCATTTAACATTGATTCTGCTGTTGTATATCCAACACCTATAATTACATCACGTTCTTGGTCTATAAAGGTTTCTATATTAGGTGCATAATCTGCATCTTGGTTTGACTCCAAGTATGAGCCATCTATACCTAGTTCTGATTTTGCCTTTTCTAATCCTTCTAATGATGATTGATTAAAGCTTTGGTCATTAGCCCCACCTTCTCCAAGCACTATTCCTACAGAAAATTTTTCTTCGTCACCTTTCATGTTTTTGCTACCTTCTTTTGAGTCATTACTACATCCAATCATGCTTAAAGACATAATCCCTACTATTGCTGTAAATATTAATCTCTTCTTTAACTTTAACATATACTAAATCTCCCCCTGATAAATTATGTTTACACATAAATTGTATTATATGTCTTTACACATGTAAACAATTTATGTTAAATAAAAAATTTACTTCGCTCATATCACTTATGGCTTCATGTATTTTTTAATATTTTTACATTTTCATACTAATTAATGTGTATTATCAATATGAATTATCTACATTTTTATTCTTAATATAAGATCATTACATAAAAAAATAAGCCCTTAAATGTAATAAGGGCTTTTTAAGCATAAAGCTTTAGATATAAAATTTATATTAAATTTAGGCTTAAGGCAAATTAATTTTAAGACTTATACATTACAAGTCTCTTTTTAATGCAAACTATCTTGCATAGCTTAATCTTATATACTTCATCTATTTAAAATATTTCTTAATATCATTTATATAAAATTTTAAACTTTTCACAATAAAAAAGCCTAATCCACAGGGATTAGACTTTATCTACATAAATAACTATATAAGTAGCTTAAAGACATTCTCCATCCCCGAAGAAATCATTTAATATTATTAGGCAGGTCTCCTGACTTAGCTTCATTTTACTCTTTCTCCTTCCCATAATCTAATATTACAGTGGTTTTAGAAATTTCATCAGCATCACAGTAGCGGGGGCTGTAGAGGATTTTAACCTCTTTCCCTATTAATCTTATATTAAGAACCTATAATATATACTTTTCTATATTAAATTATATTCGCTATATATTTTAATATTCCTTTTATTTTTCTAATTTCTTATTATCTTTTTTAAATACATGGAAACCACATCAGAAAACCTCTGGATGTCTTTAGTATATATGAAGTCTTTACCATATATAATTTTTTCTACTTCTAAATCTATTTCTTTTCCTGTAAATACTCCTAGTACCATTATTCCCTTTTGCCTAGCTTTTCTTACTTCTGATGCAGTATCTTTTGCTCCAATCATACCTTTATAAGACATTTCTCCTCTTATACTTCTTTCCCTGTCTTTACCTATCTTTATGTCATTCGGTCTTCCATCACTTAATACAATTAAGATTTTATTTTCTTCTTCTCTTTCTAATAATCCTTCACAAATAGATTTTATGGCTAGTCCATCTCTATTATTTCCAGCACAAAAATATTCAAATATGTTCTCATTATTGGTTATTTTATCTTCATAGTCTCTAAATCTTTTTAATATAGTGTAATCCATAAGGCTTGAGAATCCCATAACTCTATTTGGTATACCAGCCTTAGTTAAAGCTGTTGATATTATATATGCTTGTATCGCTACATTGGCTTGATTTCTAGTTTGAGACCCACTAGAATCTAAAAGTATATCTATTACATACCTACCTTTCTCATTTTCAATATCTTTGTAGAAAATTTTATTATTATTGCTTCTAGTTGCTCTCCATGCCCTATTTGCATATATAGTACCA
Encoded here:
- a CDS encoding ATP-dependent helicase, translating into MNLDTLNPAQREAVEKTEGPVLILAGAGSGKTRVLTTRIAHLIEDKGVQAPNILAITFTNKAANEMRERVEETLGTDTKEMWISTFHSCCVRILRKDINRIGYNRSFVIYDSADQVTLVKDCLKELNLSDKVFEPKVIISTISGAKDKLYSPSQFKDMHRHDNRMSKIADVYALYQDRLKRNSALDFDDLIYKTVELLKSEEEVLEFYRSRFKYIMVDEYQDTSKAQYELIKLLAKEHQNICVVGDDDQSIYGWRGADIRNILEFERDYDDVHVVKLEQNYRSTQVILDAANTVISNNIERKRKKLWSEKKEGELIKIQLSENEINESDFVADMIAKIAREQGRTYKDFAVLYRANAQARPVEDALNRSQIPYNIYGGTKFYERKEIKDLLAYLRVIQNPQDDISLKRIINVPRRGIGLRTIEKIEDRASLKQESMYSVLIDIDTNSDISTKAKNSINGFVDTVGTLRTIKEVYPVSKLIEKVLETTGYIDELSKDKSEEAQDRIDNLKEFISIALEFEQSSEEKDLQTFLTGVALSSESSEDEEIEKVSLMTIHTSKGLEFPVVFLIGMEEGLFPISRAVRSMSESDIEEERRLCYVGITRAKEVLYMTLTQRRTLYGKTNPSIASRFMEELPEQCIEKLNKVEKELTYSKANYNVLDKYKQKYMNTMNKSTVAKKVNATIKDTKKETDIDDIKLGAKVHHPKFGEGTVVGMMGSDVTIAFKEQGIKKINKEYTTLDVL
- a CDS encoding BMP family lipoprotein encodes the protein MLKLKKRLIFTAIVGIMSLSMIGCSNDSKEGSKNMKGDEEKFSVGIVLGEGGANDQSFNQSSLEGLEKAKSELGIDGSYLESNQDADYAPNIETFIDQERDVIIGVGYTTAESMLNAAKLYPDRQFVIIDHNYEEEGQEIPDNMICMTFDEREAAYLVGIIASKMSETNKVGFIGGMEIPNITRFEEGFKAGVKSENKDVEYLSQYANSFDDASLGKSIANQMYNNKVDVIFSAAGGVGTGAIESAKEKDKYAIGVDMDQNNLAPDNVITSAMKRVDIGVFDTISKIKEGKFEGGKAVVYGLKEEAVGIAPSTGKNVPKEIIDYVNKKAEDIIEGKLEVK